From one Anopheles bellator chromosome 1, idAnoBellAS_SP24_06.2, whole genome shotgun sequence genomic stretch:
- the LOC131216428 gene encoding SPRY domain-containing SOCS box protein 3 isoform X3 produces MSHGTKTRSGSEFTSNHEHYSKPFCRCEYPLGKRFSIFAKEVQQCSCGEDTSTRVDWMWETVPHDPRCNVPSPPYMKGSEVLFHPIYSQGTSVVRSNEPLTRGQHHYWELKILSPLSGTDIMIGIGTDKVDLLQHCFTFASVLGQDDQSWGYSYRGLAQHNGHFKYYGSKYSQGRIIGVYVDMFRGTLEYFLNRRTLGRAYAGIPTNKGVQIYPMISCTASKISMKLINAASFEDSLRFHCMKVICKYPKLLDQVKAIPGLQHMVQELWFLQFKGPADDPTRNDSHLADEAVLCGKKLKLDSDAQRYENTEFLAVL; encoded by the exons ATGTCGCACGGCACAAAAACCCGGAGTGGAAGCGAATTCACGTCCAACCACGAACACTATTCCAAGCCATTCTGTCGCTGCGAATACCCGTTGGGGAAGCGTTTCAGTATTTTTGCCAAAGAAGTCCAACAATGCAGTTGCGGCGAGGACACATCCACCCGCGTCGATTGGATGTGGGAAACCGTTCCACACGATCCACGATGCAATGTGCCAAGCCCTCCGTATATGAAAGGTTCCGAGGTTCTTTTTCATCCCATCTATAGCCAAGGCACCTCCGTCGTTCGTAGCAACGAACCGTTAACACGCGGTCAGCATCATTATTGGGAACTGAAGATTTTATCACCACTCTCCGGCACGGACATA ATGATCGGGATCGGCACTGATAAGGTGGATCTACTTCAGCATTGCTTTACATTCGCCAGTGTCCTCGGTCAAGATGATCAGTCCTGGGGGTACTCCTACCGCGGACTGGCACAGCACAATGGACATTTTAAGTACTATGGCAGCAAATACAGCCAGGGCCGTATCATCGGTGTTTACGTCGACATGTTCCGCGGCACACTCGAGTACTTTCTCAACCGACGCACGTTAGGTCGCGCTTACGCTGGAATCCCGACGAACAAAGGCGTTCAAATCTACCCGATGATTTCGTGCACGGCTTCAAAAATTTCCATGAAGCTCATCAACGCGGCCTCGTTCGAGGACAGCCTGCGATTTCATTGCATGAAGGTAATATGCAAGTACCCGAAGCTGCTCGACCAAGTAAAAGCGATTCCGGGGCTGCAGCATATGGTGCAGGAGTTGTGGTTTTTGCAGTTCAAAGGACCAGCAGACGATCCCACTCGAAACGATTCGCATCTGGCCGATGAAGCAGTACTGTGCGGAAAAAAGCTGAAACTCGATTCTGATGCGCAAAGATACGAAAATACGGAATTCCTCGCAGTATTATAA
- the LOC131216428 gene encoding SPRY domain-containing SOCS box protein 3 isoform X1 yields the protein MCDAVNRNYHTPMRYLTAQSDSKEMRHFSQVTTEMSHGTKTRSGSEFTSNHEHYSKPFCRCEYPLGKRFSIFAKEVQQCSCGEDTSTRVDWMWETVPHDPRCNVPSPPYMKGSEVLFHPIYSQGTSVVRSNEPLTRGQHHYWELKILSPLSGTDIMIGIGTDKVDLLQHCFTFASVLGQDDQSWGYSYRGLAQHNGHFKYYGSKYSQGRIIGVYVDMFRGTLEYFLNRRTLGRAYAGIPTNKGVQIYPMISCTASKISMKLINAASFEDSLRFHCMKVICKYPKLLDQVKAIPGLQHMVQELWFLQFKGPADDPTRNDSHLADEAVLCGKKLKLDSDAQRYENTEFLAVL from the exons ATGTGTGATGCTGTGAACCGTAATTACCACACGCCAATGAGATACTTAACAGCCCAAAGTGATTCCAAAGAGATGCGTCACTTCTCCCAA GTTACCACCGAAATGTCGCACGGCACAAAAACCCGGAGTGGAAGCGAATTCACGTCCAACCACGAACACTATTCCAAGCCATTCTGTCGCTGCGAATACCCGTTGGGGAAGCGTTTCAGTATTTTTGCCAAAGAAGTCCAACAATGCAGTTGCGGCGAGGACACATCCACCCGCGTCGATTGGATGTGGGAAACCGTTCCACACGATCCACGATGCAATGTGCCAAGCCCTCCGTATATGAAAGGTTCCGAGGTTCTTTTTCATCCCATCTATAGCCAAGGCACCTCCGTCGTTCGTAGCAACGAACCGTTAACACGCGGTCAGCATCATTATTGGGAACTGAAGATTTTATCACCACTCTCCGGCACGGACATA ATGATCGGGATCGGCACTGATAAGGTGGATCTACTTCAGCATTGCTTTACATTCGCCAGTGTCCTCGGTCAAGATGATCAGTCCTGGGGGTACTCCTACCGCGGACTGGCACAGCACAATGGACATTTTAAGTACTATGGCAGCAAATACAGCCAGGGCCGTATCATCGGTGTTTACGTCGACATGTTCCGCGGCACACTCGAGTACTTTCTCAACCGACGCACGTTAGGTCGCGCTTACGCTGGAATCCCGACGAACAAAGGCGTTCAAATCTACCCGATGATTTCGTGCACGGCTTCAAAAATTTCCATGAAGCTCATCAACGCGGCCTCGTTCGAGGACAGCCTGCGATTTCATTGCATGAAGGTAATATGCAAGTACCCGAAGCTGCTCGACCAAGTAAAAGCGATTCCGGGGCTGCAGCATATGGTGCAGGAGTTGTGGTTTTTGCAGTTCAAAGGACCAGCAGACGATCCCACTCGAAACGATTCGCATCTGGCCGATGAAGCAGTACTGTGCGGAAAAAAGCTGAAACTCGATTCTGATGCGCAAAGATACGAAAATACGGAATTCCTCGCAGTATTATAA
- the LOC131216427 gene encoding ATP-dependent helicase brm: MASPTPQNSPMPPPQAPSPMGPPSQSPAPSPSPHSPYQSVPPPPPPHAVQGQGPTHMQTGSGHHVPPQPGPPPGPHMPMQGPPTPHAQPPNPHGPPPPPHPSHMNGPPPGGPQGAPSHGQGGPPHHMPPAGAPQHMPQHPPHPSMGQHGVPPHPGMAGHPGQGPPMPPGMVPGGYPGHAIPPNAGPPPPVPMQSSSVPGGPPGAPPNMMPGAVPPPPPPPGQENLNALQRAIDSMEEKGLQEDPRYSQLLALRANSKQQHLNASQLHQLRGQIMAYRLIVRHQPITKQLASQILAQRSDGTPPQCPTPPASPYPGATGGPSPQPGMPSQAASQQQPPQQPQGPQQQQQQQGLSQQSQQGPPQSGVPPTSMQPGVPPGKQQPDVHGPGKPPVGSGGMPPNQSPLPGMTMGGPPQGPPHGPHHQPQSQQQHPGIQQHLHAGQQQQQMHPNVGQPARPSSQGPAGGPGPRPAAPAPTMQPMPKQNRVTTVAKPVGLDPITILQERENRVAARIALRMEELTNLPASMAEDLRLQAAIELRALRVLNFQRQLRSEIVQCTRRDTTLETAVNVKAYKRTKRQGLREARATEKLEKQQKLEAERKRRQKHQEFLASVLQHGKDFKEYHRNNVAKLGRLNKAVMNYHANAEREQKKEQERIEKERMRRLMAEDEEGYRKLIDQKKDKRLAFLLSQTDEYISNLTEMVKQHKVDQKKKQDDEVQRKKRLKRHILESGDIEHLDEHCEASDCRVAVMETSSGKTLTGDEAPFLRDLHTWLQMHPGWEYVILDGDAEDDDDDAEGGRKRTAEEQLNDEAKTKEVIQKAKVEDDEYKTEEQTYYSIAHTVHEKVTEQASILVNGKLKEYQIKGLEWLVSLFNNNLNGILADEMGLGKTIQTIALVTYLMEKKKNNGPYLVIVPLSTLSNWVLEFEKWAPAVGVVAYKGSPAGRRAVQNQMKATKFNVLLTTYEYVIKDKAVLAKISWKYMIIDEGHRMKNHHCKLTQVLNTHYNAPHRLLLTGTPLQNKLPELWALLNFLLPSIFKSCSTFEQWFNAPFATTGEKVELNEEETILIIRRLHKVLRPFLLRRLKKEVESQLPDKVEYIIKCDMSGLQRVLYKHMQSKGVLLTDGSEKGNKGKGGAKALMNTIMQLRKLCNHPFMFQHIEEKYCDHIGVQGTVTGPDLYRASGKFELLDRILPKLKATGHRVLLFCQMTQCMTIIEDYLSWRGFGYLRLDGTTKSEERGDLLKKFNSKNSDYFLFLLSTRAGGLGLNLQTADTVVIFDSDWNPHQDLQAQDRAHRIGQRNEVRVLRLMTVNSVEERILAAARYKLNMDEKVIQAGMFDQKSTGSERQQFLQSILHQDEMDEEEENEVPDDEMINLMISRSDDELELFKKMDAERRAEEVKPRLLDEGELPEWLSKDDEEVDRWDYEEETSSILGRGSRQRKEVDYTDSLTEKEWLKAIDDGADFDEELEEEEREKKRKGRKRKGGRGRDDSDDESIISTVTKRKKGTTDPKIKKQMKKVLKAVIKYTDADKRVLSKPFLKLPSRRDLPDYYEVIKKPIDIKKILNRIEEAKYVDFADLENDFFLLCQNAQTYNEEASLIYEDSLELQSVFSNAKAKILDSHEEEESNEEEEEESDEEGGSVKMKLKISKGPNSSASASAKKATPVRRKRSQKKYTISDDDDDID; this comes from the exons ATGGCTAGCCCGACGCCGCAAAATAGCCCAATGCCTCCGCCGCAAGCACCAAGCCCAATGGGACCTCCCTCCCAGAGCCCGGCGCCTTCTCCGTCACCACACAGTCCATACCAATCCGTGCCGCCCCCACCTCCGCCCCATGCGGTGCAGGGCCAGGGACCGACCCACATGCAGACCGGATCAGGGCATCACGTCCCCCCGCAACCAGGACCCCCACCCGGTCCACACATGCCCATGCAAGGGCCACCAACGCCTCACGCACAGCCTCCCAATCCgcacggcccaccaccaccgccccatCCATCACACATGAATGGACCGCCACCGGGTGGACCCCAGGGAGCGCCAAGTCACGGCCAAGGTGGACCTCCTCATCATATGCCCCCCGCAGGAGCGCCCCAGCATATGCCTCAACATCCCCCTCATCCTTCGATGGGTCAACACGGTGTTCCGCCACACCCGGGAATGGCTGGTCACCCGGGACAGGGTCCACCGATGCCGCCGGGAATGGTACCGGGTGGATATCCGGGACACGCGATTCCACCGAACGCG ggtccaccgccaccggtaccgATGCAGTCAAGCAGTGTTCCGGGTGGCCCACCAGGGGCACCGCCAAACATGATGCCAGGTGccgttccaccaccaccgccgcctcctGGACAGGAGAATTTAAACGCCTTACAGCGAGCCATCGATTCAATGGAAGAGAAAGGATTGCAAGAGGATCCACGCTACTCTCAGCTGCTAGCGTTGCGGGCCAATTCGAAGCAACAGCATCTAAATGCCTCACAGTTACATCAGCTACGGGGACAAATTATGGCTTATCGGCTAATCGTGCGCCACCAGCCGATCACCAAGCAGCTGGCATCGCAGATTTTGGCTCAACGGTCCGACGGTACACCACCGCAGTGTCCCACGCCTCCGGCCAGCCCTTACCCGGGAGCCACCGGAGGTCCTTCGCCGCAACCAGGCATGCCTTCTCAGGCCGcttcacagcagcagcctccaCAGCAGCCCCAAggtccccagcagcagcagcagcaacaaggacTTTCGCAGCAATCGCAACAAGGTCCCCCGCAATCCGGAGTTCCCCCAACGTCCATGCAGCCAGGGGTTCCGCCAGGAAAGCAACAGCCCGACGTCCACGGACCAGGAAAGCCACCGGTAGGCAGCGGAGGTATGCCACCTAACCAAAGCCCGCTGCCGGGCATGACCATGGGTGGACCACCTCAGGGACCCCCTCACGGCCCGCATCATCAGCCAcagtcacagcagcagcatccgggaATCCAACAGCATCTACACGCagggcagcaacaacaacaaatgcatCCGAACGTCGGACAACCAGCACGACCGAGCTCGCAGGGCCCGGCTGGTGGTCCCGGTCCTCGTCCTGCGGCTCCCGCTCCGACGATGCAACCGATGCCGAAACAAAACCGTGTAACTACGGTGGCCAAACCCGTTGGGCTTGATCCAATCACAATACTACAGGAGCGTGAAAACCGTGTTGCGGCCCGTATTGCACTGCGAATGGAGGAGCTAACGAACTTGCCCGCTTCAATGGCGGAAGATTTGCGACTGCAGGCGGCAATCGAGCTACGCGCCTTGCGCGTTCTGAACTTCCAACGTCAGCTGCGCAGTGAGATCGTGCAGTGCACCCGCCGCGATACGACACTCGAGACGGCGGTCAACGTGAAGGCTTACAAGCGCACTAAACGACAAGGGTTGCGTGAGGCACGCGCCACCGAGAAGCTGgagaaacagcaaaaacttGAAGCGGAACGCAAACGTCGGCAGAAGCATCAAGAATTTCTGGCGTCAGTCCTGCAGCACGGCAAGGACTTCAAGGAGTACCATCGCAATAACGTCGCGAAACTAGGCCGCCTCAACAAGGCGGTGATGAACTATCACGCTAATGCAGAAcgggagcagaaaaaagagcAAGAGCGCATCGAGAAGGAACGTATGCGGCGGCTGATGGCGGAGGACGAAGAAGGCTACCGGAAGCTTATCGATCAGAAGAAGGACAAGCGGTTAGCGTTCCTTCTGTCGCAAACCGACGAATATATCAGCAACCTCACCGAGATGGTGAAGCAGCACAAGGTGgaccagaaaaagaaacaggatGACGAGGTGCAGCGCAAGAAGCGTCTCAAGCGCCACATCCTCGAGAGCGGCGACATCGAGCACCTGGATGAGCACTGTGAGGCGTCAGACTGTCGGGTGGCGGTGATGGAAACTTCCTCGGGAAAGACGCTCACAGGCGACGAAGCACCGTTCCTGCGTGACCTCCACACTTGGCTGCAGATGCACCCTGGCTGGGAGTACGTGATCCTCGACGGTGACGCagaagatgacgacgacgatgccgaggGTGGCCGCAAACGGACGGCAGAAGAGCAGCTGAATGATGAGGCCAAGACTAAGGAAGTGATCCAGAAGGCAAAggtcgaggacgacgagtACAAAACGGAGGAGCAAACGTACTACAGTATTGCCCACACGGTGCACGAAAAGGTCACGGAGCAAGCATCGATCCTTGTGAACGGCAAGCTGAAGGAGTACCAAATCAAGGGGCTCGAATGGCTGGTATCGTtgttcaacaacaacctgaACGGCATCCTGGCCGACGAGATGGGCCTTGGCAAGACGATCCAAACAATTGCCCTCGTGACGTATTTgatggagaagaagaaaaacaatggacCATACCTGGTGATCGTGCCACTGTCTACGCTCTCAAACTGGGTGCTGGAGTTTGAAAAGTGGGCTCCCGCCGTCGGCGTCGTTGCTTACAAGGGTTCACCCGCGGGACGGCGTGCGGTGCAGAACCAAATGAAGGCAACCAAGTTCAACGTGCTGTTGACGACTTACGAGTACGTTATCAAGGACAAAGCGGTGCTGGCGAAGATCTCGTGGAAGTACATGATTATCGATGAGGGTCATCGTATGAAAAATCACCACTGCAAGCTGACGCAGGTCCTAAATACACACTACAACGCTCCGCACCGGTTGCTGCTGACGGGCACGCCTCTCCAGAACAAGCTTCCCGAGCTGTGGGCCCTGCTCAATTTCTTGCTGCCGTCGATCTTCAAATCGTGCTCCACTTTCGAGCAGTGGTTCAACGCACCGTTTGCAACGACCGGCGAAAAGGTGGAGCTGAACGAAGAGGAAACGATCCTCATCATTCGCCGTCTGCACAAAGTGCTGCGACCGTTCTTGTTGCGTCGGCTTAAGAAGGAAGTCGAGTCACAGTTGCCGGATAAGGTTGAGTACATCATCAAGTGCGACATGTCGGGACTTCAACGGGTGCTGTACAAGCACATGCAGAGCAAGGGTGTCCTGTTGACGGATGGCTCGGAGAAAGGCAACAAGGGCAAGGGCGGCGCGAAGGCCCTGATGAACACGATCATGCAGTTACGCAAGTTGTGCAACCATCCTTTCATGTTCCAGCACATCGAGGAGAAATATTGCGACCACATCGGTGTGCAAGGCACGGTCACGGGTCCAGATCTGTACCGGGCGTCCGGCAAGTTCGAGTTGCTCGATCGCATCCTACCGAAACTGAAGGcgaccggccaccgtgtgctACTCTTCTGTCAAATGACGCAGTGTATGACAATCATCGAAGACTATCTATCGTGGCGTGGATTTGGCTACTTGCGGCTGGATGGTACGACCAAGTCGGAAGAGCGCGGCGATCTGCTGAAGAAGTTCAACTCGAAGAATTCGGACTACTTTCTGTTTCTGCTGTCAACGCGAGCCGGTGGCCTGGGATTGAACCTGCAGACGGCCGATACGGTCGTGATCTTTGACTCGGACTGGAATCCTCACCAGGATCTTCAAGCCCAGGATCGAGCCCATCGAATCGGGCAGCGCAATGAGGTGCGCGTTTTGCGCCTGATGACGGTAAACTCGGTGGAGGAGCGCATTTTGGCAGCAGCCCGCTACAAGCTCAACATGGACGAAAAGGTCATCCAGGCCGGTATGTTTGATCAAAAGTCGACTGGCAGCGAACGACAGCAATTCCTGCAGAGCATCCTGCACCAGGATGAGatggacgaggaagaggagaaCGAAGTCCCGGACGATGAGATGATCAATCTGATGATCTCGCGCTCGGATGATGAACTCGAGCTGTTCAAAAAGATGGACGCCGAACGGCGGGCAGAAGAGGTTAAACCGCGGTTGCTGGACGAAGGCGAGTTGCCGGAGTGGCTCTCGAAAGACGACGAAGAGGTGGACAGGTGGGACTACGAGGAAGAAACATCTTCGATTTTGGGGCGTGGATCCCGCCAGCGCAAGGAGGTGGACTACACCGATAGCCTGACAGAGAAGGAATGGCTGAAGGCCATTGACGATGGGGCTGACTTCGATGAAGAGTTGGAGGAGGAAGAGCGCGAGAAAAAGCGCAAGGGTCGCAAGCGGAAGGGTGGCAGAGGGCGTGATGATTCCGATGACGAGAGCATCATTTCTACGGTGACGAAGCGCAAGAAGGGCACGACCGATCCGAAgatcaaaaaacaaatgaaaaaggtGCTAAAGGCGGTGATCAAGTACACAGACGCGGACAAGCGGGTGCTGAGCAAGCCGTTCCTCAAGCTACCGTCCCGT
- the LOC131216428 gene encoding SPRY domain-containing SOCS box protein 3 isoform X2 codes for MQVTTEMSHGTKTRSGSEFTSNHEHYSKPFCRCEYPLGKRFSIFAKEVQQCSCGEDTSTRVDWMWETVPHDPRCNVPSPPYMKGSEVLFHPIYSQGTSVVRSNEPLTRGQHHYWELKILSPLSGTDIMIGIGTDKVDLLQHCFTFASVLGQDDQSWGYSYRGLAQHNGHFKYYGSKYSQGRIIGVYVDMFRGTLEYFLNRRTLGRAYAGIPTNKGVQIYPMISCTASKISMKLINAASFEDSLRFHCMKVICKYPKLLDQVKAIPGLQHMVQELWFLQFKGPADDPTRNDSHLADEAVLCGKKLKLDSDAQRYENTEFLAVL; via the exons ATGCAA GTTACCACCGAAATGTCGCACGGCACAAAAACCCGGAGTGGAAGCGAATTCACGTCCAACCACGAACACTATTCCAAGCCATTCTGTCGCTGCGAATACCCGTTGGGGAAGCGTTTCAGTATTTTTGCCAAAGAAGTCCAACAATGCAGTTGCGGCGAGGACACATCCACCCGCGTCGATTGGATGTGGGAAACCGTTCCACACGATCCACGATGCAATGTGCCAAGCCCTCCGTATATGAAAGGTTCCGAGGTTCTTTTTCATCCCATCTATAGCCAAGGCACCTCCGTCGTTCGTAGCAACGAACCGTTAACACGCGGTCAGCATCATTATTGGGAACTGAAGATTTTATCACCACTCTCCGGCACGGACATA ATGATCGGGATCGGCACTGATAAGGTGGATCTACTTCAGCATTGCTTTACATTCGCCAGTGTCCTCGGTCAAGATGATCAGTCCTGGGGGTACTCCTACCGCGGACTGGCACAGCACAATGGACATTTTAAGTACTATGGCAGCAAATACAGCCAGGGCCGTATCATCGGTGTTTACGTCGACATGTTCCGCGGCACACTCGAGTACTTTCTCAACCGACGCACGTTAGGTCGCGCTTACGCTGGAATCCCGACGAACAAAGGCGTTCAAATCTACCCGATGATTTCGTGCACGGCTTCAAAAATTTCCATGAAGCTCATCAACGCGGCCTCGTTCGAGGACAGCCTGCGATTTCATTGCATGAAGGTAATATGCAAGTACCCGAAGCTGCTCGACCAAGTAAAAGCGATTCCGGGGCTGCAGCATATGGTGCAGGAGTTGTGGTTTTTGCAGTTCAAAGGACCAGCAGACGATCCCACTCGAAACGATTCGCATCTGGCCGATGAAGCAGTACTGTGCGGAAAAAAGCTGAAACTCGATTCTGATGCGCAAAGATACGAAAATACGGAATTCCTCGCAGTATTATAA
- the LOC131216432 gene encoding acyl carrier protein, mitochondrial isoform X2, translating to MASLVNSVRGLACRNTSLMRVVLRSVSSATIVRNDRCNQKFLTVAGAPNSLLRLSPFELNVRGPLRLFASKPTPDDIKQRVLKVVGAYDKVSADKLSLESHFINDLGLDSLDHVEVIMAMEDEFGFEIPDGDAEKLFRPADIVQYIADKEDIYE from the exons ATGGCATCGTTGGTGAATAGTGTACGCGGTTTGGCCTGCCGGAATACGTCGCTAATGCGCGTGGTGCTGCGGTCAGTCTCGTCCGCCACCATCGTTCGGAACGATCGGTGTAATCAGAAGTTTTTGACAGTCGCCGGGGCCCCAAACTCCTTGCTGCGACTGTCCCCGTTTGAG CTAAATGTAAGGGGCCCATTGAGACTCTTCGCTTCAAAGCCGACACCTGATGACATAAAGCAGCGGGTGCTGAAAGTTGTCGGGGCCTACGATAAAGTTTCGGCTGACAAG CTTTCCCTGGAGTCACACTTCATCAACGACCTCGGTTTGGATTCGCTTGATCATGTCGAAGTGATAATGGCCATGGAGGACGAGTTTG GTTTTGAAATCCCCGATGGTGATGCCGAAAAGCTTTTCAGACCTGCTGACATCGTTCAGTACATTGCTGATAAAGAGGATATCTATGAATAA
- the LOC131216432 gene encoding acyl carrier protein, mitochondrial isoform X1, whose product MASLVNSVRGLACRNTSLMRVVLRSVSSATIVRNDRCNQKFLTVAGAPNSLLRLSPFEQSGRWQLEIVRKYSAKEPLTIQLIKERVLLVLKLYDKVNPEKLSLESHFINDLGLDSLDHVEVIMAMEDEFGFEIPDGDAEKLFRPADIVQYIADKEDIYE is encoded by the exons ATGGCATCGTTGGTGAATAGTGTACGCGGTTTGGCCTGCCGGAATACGTCGCTAATGCGCGTGGTGCTGCGGTCAGTCTCGTCCGCCACCATCGTTCGGAACGATCGGTGTAATCAGAAGTTTTTGACAGTCGCCGGGGCCCCAAACTCCTTGCTGCGACTGTCCCCGTTTGAG CAAAGCGGTCGGTGGCAACTAGAGATAGTCAGAAAGTACAGTGCCAAGGAACCGCTAACTATTCAGCTGATCAAAGAGCGAGTCCTGCTGGTGCTTAAGCTGTACGACAAAGTAAATCCGGAGAAG CTTTCCCTGGAGTCACACTTCATCAACGACCTCGGTTTGGATTCGCTTGATCATGTCGAAGTGATAATGGCCATGGAGGACGAGTTTG GTTTTGAAATCCCCGATGGTGATGCCGAAAAGCTTTTCAGACCTGCTGACATCGTTCAGTACATTGCTGATAAAGAGGATATCTATGAATAA
- the LOC131216430 gene encoding uncharacterized protein LOC131216430, with translation MCDDSEIKEAYELAVKLVKECNEIVLEGYRTASKRVEVKGKHWDLVTEYDRRVEDVLIAGIRARFPHHKFCAEESSAGTTLGAGEPTWIIDPIDGTVNFVRGIQFTCISVALVVAGELQIGIISNPAGDELYTAIKGQGAFRNGTRIRTRRSEQLKDALVGHEFSIGSYEPIRNALFERGKRFIVECLGLRAFGSAALSLAYIASGQLDAYSIQFLKPWDIAAGALLITEAGGIVIGITGGKYDIMKPDIIAACSEVLGQRVLQIIQEVDRDLQCSEK, from the exons ATGTGTGACGATAGTGAGATAAAAGAGGCCTACGAGTTGGCCGTTAAGCTGGTAAAGGAGTGCAACGAAATAGTGCTCGAAGGATACCGAACCGCTTCGAAGCGGGTTGAGGTGAAGGGTAAGCATTGGGATCTCGTGACCGAGTACGATCGACGCGTGGAGGATGTGCTGATTGCCGGAATTCGAGCGCGTTTTCCGCATCACAAATTTTGCGCCGAGGAATCGTCAGCCGGGACGACGCTCGGGGCGGGCGAACCCACATGGATCATTGATCCGATCGATGGAACGGTAAACTTCGTTCGTGGTATACAGTTTACATGCATTTCGGTTGcattggtggtggcgggcgaGCTGCAGATCGGAATCATCTCGAATCCGGCCGGCGATGAACTGTACACCGCCATCAAAGGCCAGGGAGcattccggaacggaacacgcaTAAGGACGCGCCGTTCGGAGCAG CTCAAAGATGCCTTGGTAGGACACGAATTTTCAATTGGCAGCTACGAACCGATCCGGAATGCTCTTTTCGAGCGCGGAAAACGCTTCATCGTTGAGTGCTTGGGATTACGAGCGTTCGGGTCAGCTGCCCTGTCGCTGGCGTACATCGCTAGTGGACAACTCGATGCGTACAGTATTCAGTTTCTCAAACCGTGGGACATTGCCGCTGGAGCACTTCTGATAACGGAAGCCGGAGGAATCGTGATAGGCATTACGGGCGGGAAGTACGATATCATGAAGCCGGATATTATAGCCGCGTGCAGTGAGGTATTGGGTCAGCGGGTGCTTCAAATCATTCAGGAGGTGGATCGCGATCTTCAGTGTTCAGAAAAGTAA
- the LOC131216433 gene encoding peritrophin-1-like, whose protein sequence is MKCVATILVIIGLMQLPGITARARCDGIAGGTLLQYDNPTECNRFYACQHETDHEWLCPPGEFFNQRNQQCEAACNSADANQWCAGLPDGLFIRVPPTEPPNCQKYYTCFGGNMFEHLCPPGFLFSQLDQSCGNNVAEC, encoded by the exons atgaaatgcgTTGCAACCATCCTAGTGATAATCGGGCTGATGCAGCTACCAGGTATCACAGCAAGGGCACGGTGTGATGGAATAGCTGGTGGAACATTGCTGCAGTACGATAATCCGACCGAGTGTAATCGCTTTTACGCCTGCCAGCACGAAACCGACCACGAGTGGCTGTGTCCACCGGGGGAATTTTTCAACCAAAGAAACCAGCAATGTGAGGCTGCATGTAATTCTGCCGATGCAA ATCAATGGTGTGCTGGATTGCCGGATGGTCTGTTCATTCGGGTGCCACCGACGGAACCTCCGAACTGCCAGAAATACTACACATGCTTTGGCGGCAACATGTTCGAGCACCTGTGCCCTCCtggatttctgttttcccAGCTTGACCAGTCCTGTGGCAACAATGTAGCGGAATGTTaa